CCGCCGCGGCGCTCCGCCGTGTCCTCGACGCCGTGCGCGCGGCCGGCAAGCCCGTCGTCGCCTACGGCGAGCGGATCGGGCAGCCCGAGTACCTGATCGCGAGCGGGGCCGACCGGCTCTGGATGCCCGAGACCGGCTCGCTCGCGCTCGTGGGCCTGCGCAGCGAGGGCGTGTACCTGAAGGGCCTGCTCGAACGGCTCGACCTGCGCGCCGACGTCGTGCGCGTCGGCACGCACAAGACCGCGGCCGAGGCGCTCACGCGCCAGGGCATGTCGCCCGAGAGCCGCGCCCAGCTCGAGGCCTACCTCGACGACGCCTTCGCCGTGCTGGTCGAAGCGATCGCGCGCGGGCGCAAGCTCGATCCTGCCGCCGTGCGCGCGCGCATCGACGCCGGCCCCTACGGCGCGCGCGCCGCCGTCGAGGCGGGCCTCGCCGACGGGTGCCGCTATCCCGACGAGGTCGAGGCGGCGCTCGCCGAGCTCGCGCCCGCCAGTGCCGGCCCCCCGGCACGCGACGGCGCGCCGCGCGCACGCCTGGTGGACGCGATCGCCTACGACGCGTTGCGTGCGGGCGATCCGGGCTGGCGCCCGCTCCTGCGGGACCTGCCCCACGTGGCCTACCTGGCCGCCGGCGGCGCCATCCACCGGCGCGCGAGCCTGGGGGGGATCTCGGCCGAGAGCTGGGTCGCGCTGCTGCAGCGCCTGCGCGACGACGCGGCCGTCCGCGCCGTGGTGCTGCGGATCACGAGCCCGGGCGGCGACGCGCTCGCCTCGGACCTCCTGTGGCGCGCGCTGCGCCGGCTGGGCGGCGAGAAGCCCGTGGTCGTGTCGATGGGGGACGTCGCCGCCTCGGGCGGGTACTTCGCCGCGGTCGCGGCCGACGTGGTGCTCGCCGAGGCGAGCACGCTCACCGGCTCGATCGGCGTGGTCGGCGGCAAGCTCGACGCGGGTGGACTGCTCGAGCGGCTGGGCGTCAAGAGCGACGGTGTCGAGCGCGGCGCGCGCGCGGGGCTCGGGACGCCCTCCCGGGGCTTCACGGCCGACGAGCGCGCCGCCGTGCGCCGCGAGATGGAGGCGGTCTACGACGTCTTCCTGCGCCGCGTCGAGGAGGGCCGCGGGCTTGCGCGCCACGAGCTCGAGCCGCTCGCGCAGGGCCGCATCTGGAGCGGGCAGCGCGCGCTCGCGCTGCGCCTGCTCGACGCGCTCGGCGGGCCGCTCGAGGCGATCGCCGAGGCCCGCGCACGGGCCGGGCTGGCTGCCGAGGAGCGCTTCGTGCTCGACGTGTTCCCGAAGCGCGCCCCGCTCGAGGCGCTGCGCGGGCTCGTGCGGGCGGGCGGGCTCTTCGCGTGAGGACGCCACCCCCGGCCGGCCGGCCCGCCGCCTAGACTGCCGGTGTGTCCCGCCGCCTGCGCTACGACATCCCCGGCCCGGATCGGCGCGTGGCGCTCGAGGAGCTGCGCGCGAAGGGCTGGGAGGCGCTCTTCCCGGAGCTGCCACGGCCGCTGCGGCTCGTGCTCGAGATCGGCTTCGGCCGCGGCGAGTTCCTGGCGGAGCTGGCCGCGGGTGCGCCCGCGGTGGCGCACGTCGGTGTCGAGCGATCCTGGAAACGGGTCCTCAAGATGGCGCGGCGGCTCGCGCGCAGCGAGCTCGCGAACGTGCGCCTCGTGCACGGGGCCGGCGAGGACGTGGTCCGGGACGGCTTCGGGGCGGGCTCGCTCGACGCGGTCTGGATCAACTTCTCCGACCCCTGGCCCAAGAAGCGCCATCACCGCCGCCGGCTCGTGCAGCCCGCGCTGGTCGCCGCCCTGGCCGAGCGGCTGCGTCCGGGAGGCCTGCTCCACGTCGCCACCGATGACGCCGGCTACGCCGAGCACATCGACGCCGTGCTCGGCGCCGAGCCGCGCCTCGCGAACGCCTTCGCGCCGGCGCGCTGGCTCCCGGAGGTGCCGGGGCGGACCCCGACCGCCTACGAGCTCGCCTGGCGCGCGGAGGGGCGCGCGCTCCACTTCTGGGCCTACCGGCGCGTCGACGAGCCGGAGCCGCTCTCGTAGCCTCCCCCGAGCCATGGCCGACCCTCGTCCCCATCTGAAGGACCTGTCCGTCGAGGCGCTGCGCGCGCGCTTCGCAGCGGGCGGCGTCGCACCCTGGCGCGCCGAGCAGGTGGCGGGCTGGCTCTACGGCCGCGGGGTCGAGGACCCCGCCGGCTGGTCGGACCTGCCCGGTGAGCTGCGCGCGCGCATCGCCGACGAGTGGCAGCTGCGGGCGCTCGCCTGGGACGACCTCGCGCGCTCCGCCGACGGCACCGTGAAGGGCCGGCTGCGGGCCCACGACGGCGCGCTCGTCGAGGCGGTGTCGATCCCGGAGCCGGAGCGCACGACGCTGTGCATCTCCACCCAGGTCGGCTGCCCGCTCGCCTGCTCGTTCTGCGCCACCGGCACCCTCGGGTTCACGCGCAACCTGACGGTGGCCGAGATCCTCGATCAGGTGTGCCGGATGCGCGAGGCGCTGGCCCCCGGCCAGCGGATCACCAACGTGGTCTTCATGGGGATGGGCGAGCCGCTGCTCAACCTCCCGCGCGTGCTCGACGCGGTGCGCGTGCTCCTGCACCCGAAGGCCTTCGCGCTCGCGCCGCGCAGGGTGACGGTCTCGACCGCCGGCGTGGTGCCGCGGATCGGGACGCTGCTCGAGGCGGTCCCCGTGAACCTGGCGGTTTCGCTGCACGCCGCGCACGACGCGAAGCGCGACGTGCTGGTGCCGATCAACCGCCGCTTCCCGCTCGACGCCCTGCTCGGTGCCTTGCGCGCGCTGCCCGGCCTGGGCCCGCGCCGCCCGGTGTTCTTCGAGTGGACCCTGATCGCCGGTGTCAACGACGGGCCCGAGGACGCGCGCGAGCTGGTCCGCCGGATCCAGGGTATCCCGGCCAAGGTCAACCTGATCCCGATGAACGCCCACGCCGGCTCGCCGCACCGCCCGCCGCCCGCCGAGACCTGCTCGCGCTTCGCCGGCGAGCTGGCGCGCCGCGGTGTCACGGTGACGCTGCGCCGGCCGCGCGGCGCCGACATCGACGCCGCCTGCGGCCAGCTCGCCGCGCGCGGTGCGGCCTAGGCCCACGCGCCTCGATGCTCTACGCGATCGGCGACGTCCACGGCTGCCTCGACAAGCTCGAGGACCTGCTGCGGTCCCTTCCGCTGCGCGCGGACGACCGCCTGGTCTTCCTCGGCGACTACGTGGACCGCGGCCCCGACTCGCGCGGCGTCGTCGACCGCCTGATCCGGCTCGCCGACGAACGCCCCACCGTCTTCCTGATGGGCAATCACGAGTCGATGTTCCTCGACTTCCTCGGCTGGCAGGGACCCCAGTACTTCGGCTCCGACGTCTTCATCGCCAACGGCGGCGCCGAGACCCTGCTCTCCTACGACTACTTCGATCGCCCGGCCCCCCGCCCGAAGCACTTCGCACTGCCACCCGGTCACGAGGCGTTCTTCCGCTCGCTGCGCATGCACCACGTGGAGGGCGACTTCCTGTTCGTGCACGCCGGGCTCGGCCGCGTCCTGGCCCGCTCCGACCATCTCGACCAGGCGCTGCGCGGTGCGCGTCTCGAGGAGCTCCTGTGGGACCGCTCGACGATGGACGTGCCGCACCGCCTCGGCGTCACGATCGTCTACGGGCACACGCCGCGCGCCGACTTCGGGATCCGCTGGAACCAGCCCTACAGCATCGGCATCGACACCGGTGCCGTGTACGGAGGGGCGCTCACCGCCATCCGCCTGCCCGACGAGACGATCTTCCAGGTCTGATCAGCCGCCGTCCACCGGCACGCGCAGCTTCTGCCCGGCGCGGATGTAGCTCGAGCGCGAGAGATTGTTCGCGGCCTGCAGGTCCTTCACCGACACGCCGTAGCGGCGTGCGATCGAGGAGACGGTGTCGCCATGGCGCACGGTGTAGGTGCGGGCTCGCGGGCGGGTCGCCGCCGGCGGCGCGTCCGTCCCGGCGACCCGCGCGGCGCCGGGGATCGTGAGCGGCTGGCCGACGCGCACCTCGTCCGGGTCCTGGATGCCGTTGGCCGAGGCGAGCGCGTGCGCCGACGTCCCGTAGCGGCGTGCGATCGACGCCAGGGTCTCGCCGCGCCGCACCTCGTGCTGGGCGGGGGCGGCGGCGGGCTGGGCCCGCGGTGGCCGGCGCTCGGCCGCGTCGGCGACGATCTCGCGCTCGACCGTGCCCGGGAGCCGCAGCCGCCGCCCGACGTGGATGGCACTCGGCTTGCGGATGCCGTTGGCCGAGGCCAGCGCGCGCGTCGACATGCCGTAGCGGCGCGCGATCGACGACAGCGTGTCGCCGCGCTTCACGATGTAGGTCCGGCCGCTGATCTGGCTCGGCCGGCGCTCCTGCGGGATCGCGGCCAGGATCTGCGCCGCGGGCGCGCGGCCCGCGACCGGCGGGAAGCGCAGGGTCACGCCCTTCGGCACGAGCTGCTGGCCGCGCCAGACCGGCTCGCGCAGCCCCAGGTTCCACTCGCGCAGGAGGCCGAGATCCATGCCGAAGCTCTGGGAGAGCGCGCGCGCCGAGTAGGTGCCGTCGGTCACCACCGCCTCGTGCCGCGCCGGCGCCATCTTGCGGATCTCGCCGAAGTAGCGGACGTGGTTGCGGTCCACCTCCACCGCGGCCAGGAACGACGGGTAGAAGTTGCGCGAGGCGAAGCCGAAGCTCGGGCCGTCGTAACGGCCCAGGATCACGCCGATGTCGTCGGTCCCGAGCTCCTTCTTGGCGCGGATCGAGCCGCCCGGCCCGTGGTTGTAGGCGATCAGTGCGAGCGGCCAGGTGCCCGTCACGCGGTGGTTGTTCGCGAGCAGCGCGGCGGCGGCCTCGGTCGCACGCCAGGGGTCGAAGCGCTCGTCGACGGTGCGGTCGACGCGCAGCTTGAACAGCCGGCCCGTCGAGGGCATGAACTGCCAGAGGCCGGCGGCGCCCACCTTCGAGTAGGCGAGCGGGTTGAACGAGGACTCGACGTGCGGCAGCAGCGCGAGCTCGAGCGGCAGGCCGCGCTCGCGGAAGACCTGGCGGATGTAGGCCTCCCACTGCCCCGAGCGGATCACGCCGTCGCGGAACTTGTCGGCCTGGCCGCGCTGGAAGCGCACGCCCTCCGAGGCCTCCTCGAGCCGCGCTCGCGAGACCCCCTTCGGGAACAGCGCGAGCACCCGCTGCTCCTCGGCCGTGAGCCCCGTGTGGGGCTCGCGCGCGAGCCGCCGCAGCAGCGCCGCGTAGCGCTTCTTCGAGCCCTCGTAGTGGCGCGAGGCCTCCGACTCGGGAAGCCCCTTCGGCCAGCGAACCACGTCGTAGACGACGCCGAGGTCGCGGTTGTCGTGGACGAAGCCCTCGTTGGTCTCGACCTCGCTGTAGACGCGGGTCCAGAAGCGGACGCGGTCCTCGATCGCGGGCGGGCGCGGGAAGAGCCGCGCGTCGGGCCCGGGCACGCTCCGCACCCGGACCTCGGGAGCCGGCGGCAGGACCGGTGCGGGCGGCAGCTCGGGCTCCGCGCTCACCGCCGGGGCGCGCCGGCGCTGGCGGCCGAAGGCCGGGGAGGCGGCGGCGGCGACGACGGCGTCGGCCAGCAGGACGAGGAAGACGGCGAAGGCGAGTCCTCTGCGCATGGGCCTCCTCGGATCGGCTACCTCTGATCGGCGCTGGGGCGATGCAGCGTGAGCCGGGGGGAGGGCTCGGCGCGGCGGGATCGGCCAGGGGGGAGCGGGGC
This DNA window, taken from Deltaproteobacteria bacterium, encodes the following:
- a CDS encoding metallophosphoesterase family protein; translation: MLYAIGDVHGCLDKLEDLLRSLPLRADDRLVFLGDYVDRGPDSRGVVDRLIRLADERPTVFLMGNHESMFLDFLGWQGPQYFGSDVFIANGGAETLLSYDYFDRPAPRPKHFALPPGHEAFFRSLRMHHVEGDFLFVHAGLGRVLARSDHLDQALRGARLEELLWDRSTMDVPHRLGVTIVYGHTPRADFGIRWNQPYSIGIDTGAVYGGALTAIRLPDETIFQV
- the rlmN gene encoding 23S rRNA (adenine(2503)-C(2))-methyltransferase RlmN, with product MADPRPHLKDLSVEALRARFAAGGVAPWRAEQVAGWLYGRGVEDPAGWSDLPGELRARIADEWQLRALAWDDLARSADGTVKGRLRAHDGALVEAVSIPEPERTTLCISTQVGCPLACSFCATGTLGFTRNLTVAEILDQVCRMREALAPGQRITNVVFMGMGEPLLNLPRVLDAVRVLLHPKAFALAPRRVTVSTAGVVPRIGTLLEAVPVNLAVSLHAAHDAKRDVLVPINRRFPLDALLGALRALPGLGPRRPVFFEWTLIAGVNDGPEDARELVRRIQGIPAKVNLIPMNAHAGSPHRPPPAETCSRFAGELARRGVTVTLRRPRGADIDAACGQLAARGAA
- the sppA gene encoding signal peptide peptidase SppA, with amino-acid sequence MSAAGVLRRAGSDAVRAGRLLVARGVLGRRKPFWLLLRLEPPLDETRAALAPWRHARGPTLLEALRACDAAARDPQVAGVVLRLAGAPAGWAAAAALRRVLDAVRAAGKPVVAYGERIGQPEYLIASGADRLWMPETGSLALVGLRSEGVYLKGLLERLDLRADVVRVGTHKTAAEALTRQGMSPESRAQLEAYLDDAFAVLVEAIARGRKLDPAAVRARIDAGPYGARAAVEAGLADGCRYPDEVEAALAELAPASAGPPARDGAPRARLVDAIAYDALRAGDPGWRPLLRDLPHVAYLAAGGAIHRRASLGGISAESWVALLQRLRDDAAVRAVVLRITSPGGDALASDLLWRALRRLGGEKPVVVSMGDVAASGGYFAAVAADVVLAEASTLTGSIGVVGGKLDAGGLLERLGVKSDGVERGARAGLGTPSRGFTADERAAVRREMEAVYDVFLRRVEEGRGLARHELEPLAQGRIWSGQRALALRLLDALGGPLEAIAEARARAGLAAEERFVLDVFPKRAPLEALRGLVRAGGLFA
- a CDS encoding LysM peptidoglycan-binding domain-containing protein, with the protein product MRRGLAFAVFLVLLADAVVAAAASPAFGRQRRRAPAVSAEPELPPAPVLPPAPEVRVRSVPGPDARLFPRPPAIEDRVRFWTRVYSEVETNEGFVHDNRDLGVVYDVVRWPKGLPESEASRHYEGSKKRYAALLRRLAREPHTGLTAEEQRVLALFPKGVSRARLEEASEGVRFQRGQADKFRDGVIRSGQWEAYIRQVFRERGLPLELALLPHVESSFNPLAYSKVGAAGLWQFMPSTGRLFKLRVDRTVDERFDPWRATEAAAALLANNHRVTGTWPLALIAYNHGPGGSIRAKKELGTDDIGVILGRYDGPSFGFASRNFYPSFLAAVEVDRNHVRYFGEIRKMAPARHEAVVTDGTYSARALSQSFGMDLGLLREWNLGLREPVWRGQQLVPKGVTLRFPPVAGRAPAAQILAAIPQERRPSQISGRTYIVKRGDTLSSIARRYGMSTRALASANGIRKPSAIHVGRRLRLPGTVEREIVADAAERRPPRAQPAAAPAQHEVRRGETLASIARRYGTSAHALASANGIQDPDEVRVGQPLTIPGAARVAGTDAPPAATRPRARTYTVRHGDTVSSIARRYGVSVKDLQAANNLSRSSYIRAGQKLRVPVDGG
- the trmB gene encoding tRNA (guanosine(46)-N7)-methyltransferase TrmB, with translation MSRRLRYDIPGPDRRVALEELRAKGWEALFPELPRPLRLVLEIGFGRGEFLAELAAGAPAVAHVGVERSWKRVLKMARRLARSELANVRLVHGAGEDVVRDGFGAGSLDAVWINFSDPWPKKRHHRRRLVQPALVAALAERLRPGGLLHVATDDAGYAEHIDAVLGAEPRLANAFAPARWLPEVPGRTPTAYELAWRAEGRALHFWAYRRVDEPEPLS